The window GACGTGGTCCTGAGCGGCAACGACGGCGGGATCGACCGCTCGACTGACGGCGGTGCCTCGTGGACGCCGGTCAACGGGCTAGCGATCACGCACTTCTACGAGATCGGCCTCGACGCGCAGAACCCCGAGCGGCTCTACGGCGGGACGCAGGACAACAGCACCAACCGCACCCTCACCGGCGCCCTCGACGACTGGGACGTGATCTACTTCGGCGACGGCTTCTACACGATTGTCGACCCGACCGACGCCGACGTGATCTACGCAGAGTCGCAGTTCGGCGGGCTCGGCAAGTCCACCGACGGCGGGTTCAGCTTCAACGATGCCACGAGCGGGATCGACTTCAACGAGCCGCGCAACTGGTCGACGCCGGTCATCATGGACCCGAATGACAACCTGACGCTCTACTACGGCACGAACTACGTCTACCGCACTGTGAACGGCGCGGACTCCTGGACCAAAATCTCGCCGCAGCTAGCCGGAAACCAGCCGCGCATCAACACCATCTCGACGATCGGCGTCTCCCCCGCCGACTCGGACGTCGTCTGGGCCGGCACCGCCGACGGCAAGCTCTGGGTCACGACGGACGGCGACGACACCTGGGTGGAGGTCACGCAGCCGAACCTCCCCGAGCGCTGGGTGACGCGCGTCATCCCCGATCCGCTCTTGCCCGAGACGGCCTACGCGACGTTCTCCGGGCTGAAGTGGTACGAGCCCGTCCCCCACGTCTTCCGCACCGACGACGCCGGGCAGACCTGGACCGACATCTCCGGCACCCTCCCCGACGCGCCCGTCAACGCCCTCGCTGTCGACCCGGTGGACACCGACGTGCTCTACGTCGGCTCGGACGTGGGTGCGTTCGTCTCGCTCGACCGGGGCGCGACCTGGGGCGCGCTCGGGACCGGGCTCCCGGCCGTCTCGGTCTACGACCTCAAGGTCCACCCGACCGAGCGCTTCCTCGCCGCCGGCACCCACGGCCGCTCGATGTGGCGGCTCGACCTGTCGAACGTCACCGTCGCCACCGAAGAGGAAGCCGGGCCGCTCGGCTTCGCGCTCGGCGCGGCCTACCCCAACCCGTTCGCCGAGTCGACGACGCTCAGCTACCGGCTCGACGCGGCGGCACAGGTGACGGTCGAGGTCTTCGACGTGCGGGGCCGCCGCGTGGCGACGCTCGCAGACGCCGAGCAGGCCGCAGGCGAGCACCGGGTGACGTGGGACGCCGCGGGCGCGGCGACGGGGACCTACCTCGTCCGGCTGAGCGCGGACGGGCAGCAGCAGACCCAGTCGGTCACGCTCGCGCGTTGAGGACGGAACGGACGGGACGAGGCGAGGGTGTCAGCAAGCGCCCTCCCCTCGCTCTCCCGTCCATGTCCGACCTAGCTCCGCCTGACGCCCACGACGACGCCCTCTACGGGCGCGACGGGACCGAGCGGATCGTCGGGCTGCACCCTGTCGCGGGGAGTGACGGGACGGAGCAGATGCGGATCTACCGCCGGACCGGCCCGACGACGGTCGAGCACAGCGATGAGGCGTTCTACCCGTTCTTCTTCCTCGCCGACGCCGAGCTCCTGCGCGGCTTCCCGCGCGAGCGCTTCCGGTTCCAGGAGCTAGGCGGCGAGGGCTACTTCCGCTGGCTCGTCGTCTTCCCGAGCCGGGGCGCGTACTGGGACGCCGTGCGCCACGTCGAGCAGGTGACCGAGACGCAGGCCCGGCGGCCCGACGAGATCTACTTCCCCGGCCCGCCCGAGCAGCAGTACCTCATGCAGACCGGGCGGACGCTCTTCAAGGGGATGCCCTTCGAAGACCTCCACCGGCTCCAGCTCGACATCGAGACCTACGCCAGCGCCGGCGGCTTCCCCGACGCCGAGCGCGAGGGCGACGCCGTCATCATCGTCTCGCTCTCCGACAACCGGGGCTGGACCCGCCTCCTCGACGCCCGCGCGCTCCCCGAGAAGACGCTCCTGCAGGAGGTCGTCCGCCTCGTCCAGGAGAAAGACCCTGACGTGATCGAAGGCCACAACGCCTACGCCTTCGATTTCCCCTACCTGATGACGCGGTGCGACCGGTGGGGCGTGCCCTTTGCGATTGGCCGTGACCGCTCGGTGCCGCGCACGTTCCCCTCGTCGATGCGGTTTGCCGAGCGGAGCATCGACTTCCCGGCGCTCGACATCGCCGGGCGGCATGTGATCGACACCTACTTCCAGGTGATGAGCTACGACGTGTTCAAGCGCGACCTCCCGGCCTACGGGCTGAAGGCAGCGGCCAAGTATTTCGGCTTCGCGCCCGAGGACCGGACCTACGTCGCGGGCGCGGACATCCCGAAGGTCTGGGACGAGGACCCGGAGCGGCTGCTCGCCTATGCGCTTGACGACGTGATCGAGACCGAGCGCCTGAGCCGGCACCTCTCGGGGAGCACGTTCTACCTCACGCAGATGGTCCCGATGCCCTACGACCAGTGCGCGCGCACCGGCCCGGCGGCCAAGATCGAGGCGCTCTTCGTCCGCGAGTATCTGCGCGAGCGGCAGGCGCTCCCGAAGGCCGAGTGGGGCAGCCAGACCGTCGGCGGCTACACCGACGTGTTCGTCACCGGCGTCGTCGGGCCCGTCGTCTATGCCGACGTCGAGAGCCTGTACCCGTCGATCATGCTCGGGTGGGACGTGCAGCCCTCAGGCGACACGCTCGGCCTCTTCCCGGACCTCCTGCGCCGCCTTACCGGCCTCCGCTTCGAGACGAAGACCCTCATGCGCGAGGCGGAGAGTGAGGACGAGCGCGGCGAACTTGATGCTCGACAGACAGCATACAAAAATATAATTAATAGTTTTTATGGTAATATGGGCTTTGGTATGGCTATATTTAATGACTTCGCCGAGGCTGACCGCGTGGCGAGCGTTGGGCAGGACCTGCTGCGCCGGATCATCCGGCTCATACGCGAGCGCGGCGGCCTCGTGATCGAGGTCGACACCGACGGCGTGCTCTTCGTCCCGCCCCCGGCAGTGCGCGGCGACGCCGAAGAGCGGGCGTTCGTCGAGGCGCTGAATGCCGAGATGCCGGAGGGCATACGCATCGGGTTCGACGGGCGCTTCCAGAAGATGCTGTCGTACAAAAAGAAGAACTACGCTCTCCTCCGCTACGACGGCACGCTCAAGTTCAAAGGCTCGTCGCTGGTGTCGCGCTCGTCGGAGCGCTTCGGGCGGCGCTTTCTCCGCGAGGCGATCCCGCTCCTGCTCGACGAGGACATCCAGGGCCTCCACGACCTCTACCTCCGCGTCCGCGACCAGGTCGTCAGCCATCGCTGGGAAGGGGTCGAGAGCTTCCAGCGGACGGAGTCGCTGAAGGAAACGGTCGAGCAGTACCTGGCCGACGTGGCCGAGGGCAAGCGCACGCGGGCGGCGGCATACGAGCTGGCGATCCGCCGCGCCGAGGCGACTGGCCAGCCCGTCACGAAGGGCGACCGGATCAGCTACTACCTCACCGGTGCCGAGGCGAACGTGAGAGCCTTCGAGCACGCCCGCCTCGCCGAAGCCTGGGACCCCGCCGCCCCCGACGAGAACACAGCCTACTATCTCAAGCGTCTCGACGAGTTCGCCGCCAAGTTCACCCCGTTCTTCGGGAGCGACCACGACTTCCGCCTCGTCTTCTCTCCCGAGGACCTGTTTGGCTTCGACCCCACCGGCATCGCGCTCCAGCGCACCGAGCGTGCCCCGGAGGAAGTGGAGGACGATGTGCCGTTCTAAACGTAGGAGATGTAAGGAGATGTTCGGCGTGGAGGGCCAGGAGGGAAAGAAGGGGTGGAGCGAAGCGTGGCGGCCCCGGTAACTTGTCCAGCTTTTCTTGACTCTGCCCTCTCGCCCCATGCCCATCTCCTCCCGCACCGACCTCATCGTCTCCGGGGCTGCGATCTTCATCAGCCTCTGCACCCTCGTCGTGCTGCTCTACGAGGCACGGATCACGCGCGAGCAGCAGCGGGCGGCCGTGTGGCCCTACGTCGAGATCGGCCTGGGTTTCGGCAACGGCGGGTTCGTGGTCCGCACGGCGAACCAGGGGGTCGGCCCGGCGCGCATCCGCGCGATGGAAGTCCGCGTGGGTGGGGAGCCCGTGCGGACGTGGCAGGAGATGCTCGCCGCGCTCGGCTTTACATCGACCGACTTCACGGCCGACCGGACGAACGGGCGCGTGCTCCCCGGCCAGTCGTCGATCGCCAGCTTCGGGGCCCAGGTCGCAGAACCTACTGGTCCTTTCCAAGAGGCCTACCTCCAGGGCGAGCGGCTGGTGTTCGAGGTATGCTACTGTTCGGTCTACGACGACTGCTGGCGCGTGCAGGCCCGGGGGCTGGAGGAGACGCGCGAGGAGGTCACCGCTTGCACGCCTGACTCCGACGCAGACTTCCAGCGCTAAGACCCTGCGCTCAACTTTCAGTTTTTTCTGTAAATATCAGTCGAAGAGAATAACATCCCCTTCCTTCCCGCCGTTGGAGCGGCTGTAGTTGCATCACCTCTCTCCACTCAACCTTTCCGTCCCATGTCTGCTTTTCACCGTTTTACCCCGTTCGTCGCGCTCGTCGCGCTGCTCTTCAGCGCCCCCGCTGCGACCGCCCAGCACGACGCAATGTCCGCCGACCAGGCGAAGCCTTCGCTCGTCGAAGTGGTCGTCAGCACCGACGCCTTGAGCACGCTCGAGACCGCCGTCAAGGAGGCCGGCCTCGTCGAAGCTCTCAGCGGCGAAGGCCCGTTCACCGTCTTCGCCCCGACCGATGACGCGTTCGGTGCCCTCCCCGAAGGCACGGTCGCTGGCCTCCTCGAAGAGGAAAGCAAGGAGACGCTCAAGGGCATCCTCACCTACCACGTCGTCGCCGGCAAGCTGAACGCGGCGGACCTCAGCGACGGGCAGGTGCTAGAAACGCTCGCCGGCAAGTCGCTCACCGTCTCGGTCAAGGACGGCGCGGTGATGGTCGGCGGCGCGACGGTCGTTGCTGCCGACGTGGCTGCTGCGAACGGCGTCGCCCACGTCATCGACGGCGTGCTCCTGCCGCCCGCCGAAGAACAGGGCAGCGCGTCGTACTAGACGCTCGCAGGACTCCGAGTCCAGAGGGGCGGTACCTTCGCGGTGCCGCCCTTCTTCGTTGTGGGCGTCCGGTGCTAGGTCCTGACGGCGTACACCTCCTAGCGCGGCGGGAGCACGTCCACGGCGTCGGCCCGCGCCCGCGCCAGGCTGCCGAAGAGGCCGAGGCCGTGCTCGACGTTGGAGAGGACGCGCTGGATCTCGCCGGGCGAGAGCGTGGTCGGGTTGAACTGCGCGTTGCGGGAGCGGAGGAAGTCGTAGAGCGCGTCGTCGAGGGCGTTGACGGTGAAGACGTTGGGGCCGAAGTAGTTGATCGCGAACCACGGCACCCGGAGGCGCAGCGTCCCGTCGGCGTTGCGGGCGTAGTTGGCCTCGTTGAGAATCGGCGAGGAGGTCGAGGTGAGATTCTCGGCGTCGAGGTCGCCGTCCTCGACGAAGGCGGCGGCGAGCGGCGTGAGCGGGTAGCGCTCCGGCTCCAGCGCCCGGATGTTGAAGACGAAAATGGCCTGCCGCCCCGGCGCGTCGCTGCTCGTCACGTCGAGGGCCGGCGACGGGGCGTCGATGTCGTAGGAGATGGCAGGCGGCGGCTGCGCCTCGATGCGGAACGTGTCCGGCACGGTCGTCTCCGCCCGGACGAGCGTGCCCGGCGGCACGAGGCCGCGCTCGCCCGGCACCTCCACTTCGAGCCGGTAGCGGCGGCCCGCCTGCACCACCGGCTTCGGCCGCAACTCCGGCACGTAGACCCCCGGCCCGCCGTTGGTACCGGTCCCGCCCACGTCCTCCACGAACCGGACGGTCTGCTCGCTTTCTCCGCTCGCCGAGAGCAGCACGACCCGCACCGTGGCTCCGCTGAGCGCTTGGCGCTCAAACGCGTAGACCTCGCCGATGGGCGCGCTCTCGGACAGGCGGACCGACGTCATCGGTTCCTCGGCGATGAGCACGCCCTCCACCACGACGTCGGGGCGGAAGTCTTCTTCGGCGAGGTCGCACCCGGCGGTGAAGCCGAGCGCGAGCAGGAGCAGAGCAGATCGCATCGCAGGCATGGGGTCCAGTGCGCTAAAAGTCGACGGTCAGGGAGACGTTGGGCAGGAAGGGCAGCATCCGCACTGGTGCCGCGACGGGGTTGTCGTCCAGGTCGATCTGGTTGAACCAGACGTTGCGGCGCGAATAGACGTTGACGCCCTGCATCCGAAACTCGTAGTCGCCCAGGCCGAAGAGGCGGCCGGTCTTGGTGAACCCGATGTCGGCGCGGTGATAGGCCGGCAGCCGGGCGCGGTTGAGGCCGGAGGTGACGACGGCGTCCCCGTCCACACTACCGATCGGCGGGTCGATGCTGTAGCTGCCGACGGGCTCGCTGTACGCCTGGCCGGTGGCGTAGACGAAGGACCCGGTGAGCGTCCACCCGCGCCCGAGTTCGAGGCCCGCGACGACCGCGAGGTCGTGCCGCCGGTCGTGCTTCGGCGAGAAGAACTGCGGCTCCGCCGTCACCGGATGGGGGTTGACCGCCTGGCCGTCGGCCCCGACGAACTTGCGCTGCGTGAGCGCGAGCGTGTAGGCCACGAAGCCGTGGACGCGCCCGCGTGGGCGCTCGACGAACAGTTCCACGCCCGTCGCGTAGCCCTCGCCGAAGCGGAAGATGTCCGGGTAGTCGAACCCCGACACGTCGGGCAGCGTCGGGTCGATCTCGAAGAGGTCGCGGAGCGTGCGGACGTAGCCCTCCACATCGACCCCGAGGTTGGGAAGCGGACGCGTCTTGAGACCGAGGATGAACTGGTCGCCGTAGGAGGGCGGCACGCCCTCGGCGGTCGTGGTCCAGACGTCGAAGCCGGAGAAGGCCTCGTTCGAGACGAGGGTGAGAAACTGGTAGTAGCGCCCGTAGGCCGCCTGCGCTAGCACGCGCTCGCCCAGCCGCTGGTCGGCCTGGAGGCGCGGCTCGAAGCGGAGGTAGTCGCCTGACGAGAAGTAGTTCGCCCGGAGGCCGCCGGTGAGCGTCAGCGAGGCCGTCGGGCGGAGCGTAGTCTGGAGGTAACCCGAGGCGTAGGTGCTTTCGAGGCGCGAGTCGAGCGTTTCGCGCCCGTCGAAGACGTCGCTCAGGCGGAGGCGGAGGTGGCCGCCCCAGAACCCGCCCTTGAGTTCCAGGCCCCGGCTCGCGAGCCATTCCACGTCGGCCTTCGCCGAGTAGTCGTCGATGGTGTTGCGGCGCTCGAAGGTGACGCCCGCGACCTCAGCTTTGGGGAAGTTGACGTAGCGCGAGCCCGTCAGCCGGAGCGTGGCGAAGATGCGGTCCGAGAGGATGCGGGTGTAGCGGGCGCTGCCGGTCTGGTTGCCGTAGCGGAGGTCGAAGCGGGCGTCCTCGGCGTAGGGAAAGTCGACGTCGTCAGTCCCGGCGTAGAACGCGAGCGAGAAGCGGTCGTTGGGCGAGGCGTCGAGGCTCAGTTTGCCGTTGAGGTCGTAGAAGTAGAACCCCTCGGGGATGAACGGCTCGCGCTCGCGGAGCGCGGCTAGGAGCGGCTCCAGCGTCGAGCGCCGGGCCGCGAGGAACCACGAGCCGCGCATGCCGCCGAGGCGGACCGGCCCCTCCGCGTTCACGCGCGCGGCGAGCAGGCCGACGCTCGCCTTGCCGGCGAGCCGGTTGCGGTTGCCGTCGCGGTTGCTGACGTCGACGACCGAGCCGAGCCGCCCGCCGTACTCGGCCGGGTAGCCGCCCTTGTAGACCTGCACGTCTTTGATGGCGTCCGTGTTGAACGTCGAGAAGAAGCCGAAGAAGTGGGTGGGGTTGTAGACCGTCGTGCCGTCGAGCAGGATGAGGGTCTGGTCCGGCGAGCCGCCGCGGATGTAGAGCTTGGAGGAGAAGTCGCTCGCGGCCTTGACGCCGGGCAGGAACTGGAGCGCCCGGAAGAGGTCGTTCTCGACAGCCGACGGGATCTGCTGGACGAGCTGCATCGGGACGCGCTGCAAGCCGACGGCCTTCGTCTCCTCCAGCGGGCCTTCGCTCTCGACGACGACCTCGCCGCCTTCGAGCGTCTCCGGGCGCAGCGCCAGGTCCAGCCGGCGGTGCTCGTCCGGCCCGAGCGTGAGCGTCCGCCGCTCCGGCGCGTAGCCGAGGTACGAGACGATGAGCGTCACCTCGCCGGCCGGCACGCCCGCCAGCACGTAGAACCCCTGGCTGTTGGTCGTCGTCCCGATCCCGGCGTCGGCGGCGAAGACGGTCGCCTGAATCAGTGTTTCGCCTGTCGTAGCGTCGCGCACCGTACCGCTGACCGACGCACTCGGCTCCGGCAGCCCCTGTGCCGCCGAAGCGTGCGAGGCGAGCAGCAGTACGGTGGCGAGAACAGAGCGCGGCACGAGAGCGAGAGCGAGAGGAGTGGGCGTGCACAGACGGATGGACACAAACCATTCCTGCCCCTTCCAGTCCGGGCGCACGTCTTCCCTCGTTTCACCTGGGCCGGCCTATTGTCTGTGCTGGCCTGTCTGTGCTGTACGCCTGGCGTGCGTTCAGCCCTCTGTCTCGTACTGATCTGGAAACGGCAGGGTGCCCGACCGGCCGCAGCGGCTGTCTGCGTCGCTGCAGGGGCGGATGGCCAGCGGAGCGTCCCGCAGGCCCAGAGAGATCAAGCGCTACCGCACGAGCGTGAGCCGGCGTGCGAGCGCGGTCCCGTTCTCCGTCACCAAGCGCGCGACGTAGGCCCCGCTCGGCAGCCTGTGCCCGTCGAGCACAGCCTGGTGCCGGCCGGCTTCCACCCGTCCGTCGAGGAGGCGTGCGACTTCGCGCCCGAGCACGTCGTAGACCACAAGTTCTACGTGCTGCGCCTCCGCCACGTCGAAGCCCAGGACAGTCTGCGACGAGAACGGGTTCGGGTACCCTGCATGCAGCAAGTTCTTCGCTGGCAGGGACGAACTGGAGGCTGCTCCGGCCTCGGTGTCCGGCCAGGTGCCTACGTCACTCACGGTCCAGTCGGCCTCCCAACCGGCCGCCGAAACCGCACGGCCGGCGGCCGTCACCGTGATCGTGAACGTCTGCGCGTCTACGGCTGTCATGCTACTGAACCGGCCGACGCTGATCGTGTAGAGGTACTCGCCCGGCCGCGCGTTGCCAGGGACGTTCTGCGTGTACCCGTTCGAGATCGAACTCGTGGCCTGGATCGTGCCGGAGATGACGACGCCCTGGGCCACGACCGCACCGCCTCGGCGCGCGACGAAGTAGAGGTCGCCGGTCTGGGCGTTGCCGGTGTTGTTGTCGACGGTGTAGCTGAAGACGATCGAGCCGCCGGGTGCCACGGTCGTCTGGCTCACCGACGCCGTTAGGTCCACTGGCGGGATCCCCGGAACCTCGACGAGCAGGTAGACCCCGCTACGGACGCACGCGCTGGGATCGCCGTCGGGAAACGGGGCGCAGTCCGGGTCGTCGGTCGCGTCGTAGAGCCCGGTGTCGAGCGAAGAGCCGGAGCGGAGGTCGACGACCACATCGGGATCCTCGAGCTGGTCCACGAAGCTGTAGCTCCACTCGGCGACGAGGTCCGCCGGGTCCCACGAGAGGACGACGGGGCTGCCCCCAACGCTGGGCGCGTAGAGCAGCCGGAAGGCGTACTGCTGGCCCTCGCCGACCGGTGCCCGGAGGTCGGTGTAGTACCCCGTCGGGACGCCGCCGTTCTGGCCCTGGATGCGCACGTCGAAGGCCCCCGCCGGCGGCGGTGGCGGGGCGAGGACGTCGAGGCTGGGGTCGAAGTCGTCCGACGCGGCCTCGTCGGCCCCCGCGGTCAGAGACCGGGCGGCGTTGCCGTCGGTGGCGAGCAGGTCCAGGGTAAAGCTGGTGCTCTGCCCGTAGGCTGCCGGCGCAGCGATCAGCAAGACGATCAGGTACAGGTTGGAGAGGCGCATTACAGGTTCCTAACGTGTTTTATCGGAATCAATTATTGCCTACCCTTTCGCACTAATTGACGATGGTGAGACGCCCGGTTCCGACGGCCGTACCGGACGGCATCGTGGCCGTGACCCGGTAGAGGTAGGCCCCGGCCGGGAGGCGCGCCGTGTCGAGATCGACCGCGTGGTCGAGGCCGGAAGGAAGCTCCAGGCTGCTGAGTTCGAGCGCCCGGCGGCCGAGCACGTCGAACACCTCGACCGCGACCTCAGCCGTCTCGGGCAGGTCGAGCACGAGGCTCGTCGCGCCGGCCGTCGGGTTGGGGTAGGTGCCGCGCAGCGCGAAGGCCTCGGGAAGCACCGACCCGCCCTCGGCGTCGACCGCGGCCGGCTCGGACCAGACGACGAACGCACCGGCGGCGAGCTCGGGATGGTCCGCCGTGCTGACACTTGCGGCCGTGCGCATGTCGAGCGCGAAGTCCGGGCTGGACCCGGCGTCACTCGCAAGCGTGAACCGGCCGAGACCGTCGAGCGCCGCCGGGTCCCACGAGAGCACGATGGCGTCGCTGCCGGCGGCCGGCGCGTAGACGAGCGCGAAGACCTTGTCCATGCCTACCTCGAAGCGGCGCACGTCGTCGTAGTAGTCTGTCGGGGTGCCGTCGTCGGTGCCGCGCAGCCGGGCGTCGAAGGCACCGGTCGGGGCGGGCGGCGGGGCGAGGCGGTCGAACTCGACGTCGAAGTCGTCCGTCGCGGCCGGGTCGTGGCCGAGGACGAGAGCGCGGCTGCGGGTGCCGTCGCCGGCGGTGACGGTGAAGGCCGCGGCCGGCTCCGTCGTCCGGGCCGGCGTGCGGGACCCGGTGCCGGCGCAGTCGAGCGTGAGCGCACCCGCATCCTCGACGCGGACCCAGGTGCCCTCGCCCTGCCGCAGCGTGTCGGCCTCGACGTAGACCTCGTCGAACCGGAAGAACGTGCCGGGCAGGATGATGCCGCCGGGGTCCTGGATGGCCGACACCGGGAGGTCGCACGACGGGCCGGCGATGAGCTGCCACCCGGCCGCACCGAAGCTGAGGCCGACCTGCGGCTGCGCGATGCCTGTCACGGTGTAGGTCGCCGCTTGGTCGAAGAAGGCCCAGAAGCCCGCGCCCACGGCGAGCGTGTCCGCGACGGTGTAGCTCGCGCCGTCCCATGCGAACGGCGGCTGCGGGAGCGGCGGCGCACTGAAGACGGCCTGGTAGCTGGCGTCGGACGGCTCGTTCGGCAGTCCGAGTAGCTCCCAACCCGTCCCGACCGCAAGGTCGACGGCCGTCGTCCGGGCGTGGACGATCTGGAAGATGGTGGTGCAGGGGTCCTCGGTGGCGCATCCGGCGGTGAGGTCGTAGGACGAGACGGCGCGGAAGTCCACGGGACTCGTCGCGCCTGGCGCGAGGAGGAGCAGGCTCCCCTCGGCCGGCAGCGTCGCGCCGGACCAGTCGAGCACGACGGGGTACTCAGCCTGGAGCGCCCGGACGGTCGCGGTCCATGTGACCGTGTCGTTGTCCTCGGAGAGCGAGAGGCGGAAGTCGTCGAAGAGTTCGGTCCCGAGCACCGGCGGCAGGAAGCGCGCGTCGAAGGTCGGGTCGGGCGGACGCGGCGGCGCGAAGCGGTCGTAGTCCGCGTCGAAGGCGTCGGTCGCGTCGGGCGCAGTCCCGAACGCGAGCGCGATCGTCGCCCCACCGGCCGAGGCCGTGAACGGCACGCTGAAGTCCACTCCGCTCGCAACAGGGGTGACCTCCAGGGTCACGGCGAGCGTGGCGTCGGCGTAGCCCGCCTCGGCGGCGGTGACCGTCGCCGTGTAAGTGCCGGCCGCAAGGCCGTCAGCGCTAGCCGTGAACGAGGCCGGCGTGTCTACGGTCGCCGCCGCAGGCACAGTGAGCCAGGTCGGGGCGAGGCCGGTGGCGTCGTCCACAGCGGTGAGGGCAACGGGGCCGCTTGGGGCGGGACCGCTCGTGACGCTGAGCGTGGCGTCGTCCGAGGCGCTGCCGGTGCCTTCGTCGAGACTTAGCGAGAGGCTGGCCGGCGCAAACGCGAGGCCGGCCGCCGGGGTCGTCGCGCAGGCCACGTTCGAGTAGGCTGACGCGCCCGCCGGGTTCGTCGCCCGGACGCGGTAGCAGGACTCGGTCTCGGGGCTAAGGCCCGTGTCGCCGTAGGTCGTGGCGTCGGCCGCCTCGGTCGAGAGGAGCAAGAACGGGCCGCCCACGCTCGCGCCGCGCTCGACCTCGTAGGCACTCTCGTCGCTCGCGTTGTCGGTCCAGGCCAGGTCGATAGCCGTCGGCGAGACGGCCGTCGCGCCGAGACCAGTCGGGGCCACCGGCGGCGTCGCCTCGGCCGGCGTCGTCGCACAGGCAACGTTGGAATAGGCCGAGGCTCCGCTGGCGTTTGTGGCCCGGACCCGGTAGCAGTACTCGGTCTCCGCGCTCAGCCCGGTGTCGCCGTAGGCCGTCACGTCCGCTGCCTCCGTGGAGACGAGCGCGAACGGACCGCCGGCGCTCGCGCCGCGCTCGACCTCGTAGGCACTCTCGTCGCCCGCGTTGTCGGTCCAGGCAATGTCGATAGCCGTCGGCGAGACGGCCGTCGCGCCGAGGCCCGTCGGCGCGGCCGGCGGCGCAAGGTCGAGGACGAGGACGAGCGTGCGGTAGCCGAAGAAGTCGCGCGGGGTGTCCGGGGCCGCGCTGCTCCCGGC of the Bacteroidota bacterium genome contains:
- a CDS encoding DUF4249 family protein, yielding MRSALLLLALGFTAGCDLAEEDFRPDVVVEGVLIAEEPMTSVRLSESAPIGEVYAFERQALSGATVRVVLLSASGESEQTVRFVEDVGGTGTNGGPGVYVPELRPKPVVQAGRRYRLEVEVPGERGLVPPGTLVRAETTVPDTFRIEAQPPPAISYDIDAPSPALDVTSSDAPGRQAIFVFNIRALEPERYPLTPLAAAFVEDGDLDAENLTSTSSPILNEANYARNADGTLRLRVPWFAINYFGPNVFTVNALDDALYDFLRSRNAQFNPTTLSPGEIQRVLSNVEHGLGLFGSLARARADAVDVLPPR
- a CDS encoding fasciclin domain-containing protein, yielding MSAFHRFTPFVALVALLFSAPAATAQHDAMSADQAKPSLVEVVVSTDALSTLETAVKEAGLVEALSGEGPFTVFAPTDDAFGALPEGTVAGLLEEESKETLKGILTYHVVAGKLNAADLSDGQVLETLAGKSLTVSVKDGAVMVGGATVVAADVAAANGVAHVIDGVLLPPAEEQGSASY
- a CDS encoding T9SS type A sorting domain-containing protein, coding for MPRRFLVFAVLASLGLAAAFWLWPSGPAAPPAPIESDEPGPDMRPAEWAADQRLFPVWQADPAAMREALDAAQALRAEARGGPFGAWEQAGPTNVGGRVSDIEFAPSAPDVVYASPATGGVFRSEDAGFTWAPIFDDQAVLTVGDLAVHPSDPNTVWVGTGEANGSHNNFAGGGIYKTSDAGATWDFLGLGESYSVGRIRIDPTDPDRVFVAALGAYFGKNEQRGVFRSEDGGANWERVLFLSDSTAVIDLAMRPDDPDVLFASTWSRIRRPTGSNLSGPTSGLWRSTDGGDTWDELGAANGLPNPDVTDVGRIGLDICRDVPDTIYAYYTDGSQYLGLFRSDDGGDTWTDEDPSGEIGFNTSGFEWWMGQVRVAPDDPDDVFVLSTPLIRRSGSFWNAEFGFEVLHVDHHAMAFKPDDPDVVLSGNDGGIDRSTDGGASWTPVNGLAITHFYEIGLDAQNPERLYGGTQDNSTNRTLTGALDDWDVIYFGDGFYTIVDPTDADVIYAESQFGGLGKSTDGGFSFNDATSGIDFNEPRNWSTPVIMDPNDNLTLYYGTNYVYRTVNGADSWTKISPQLAGNQPRINTISTIGVSPADSDVVWAGTADGKLWVTTDGDDTWVEVTQPNLPERWVTRVIPDPLLPETAYATFSGLKWYEPVPHVFRTDDAGQTWTDISGTLPDAPVNALAVDPVDTDVLYVGSDVGAFVSLDRGATWGALGTGLPAVSVYDLKVHPTERFLAAGTHGRSMWRLDLSNVTVATEEEAGPLGFALGAAYPNPFAESTTLSYRLDAAAQVTVEVFDVRGRRVATLADAEQAAGEHRVTWDAAGAATGTYLVRLSADGQQQTQSVTLAR
- a CDS encoding DNA polymerase domain-containing protein gives rise to the protein MSDLAPPDAHDDALYGRDGTERIVGLHPVAGSDGTEQMRIYRRTGPTTVEHSDEAFYPFFFLADAELLRGFPRERFRFQELGGEGYFRWLVVFPSRGAYWDAVRHVEQVTETQARRPDEIYFPGPPEQQYLMQTGRTLFKGMPFEDLHRLQLDIETYASAGGFPDAEREGDAVIIVSLSDNRGWTRLLDARALPEKTLLQEVVRLVQEKDPDVIEGHNAYAFDFPYLMTRCDRWGVPFAIGRDRSVPRTFPSSMRFAERSIDFPALDIAGRHVIDTYFQVMSYDVFKRDLPAYGLKAAAKYFGFAPEDRTYVAGADIPKVWDEDPERLLAYALDDVIETERLSRHLSGSTFYLTQMVPMPYDQCARTGPAAKIEALFVREYLRERQALPKAEWGSQTVGGYTDVFVTGVVGPVVYADVESLYPSIMLGWDVQPSGDTLGLFPDLLRRLTGLRFETKTLMREAESEDERGELDARQTAYKNIINSFYGNMGFGMAIFNDFAEADRVASVGQDLLRRIIRLIRERGGLVIEVDTDGVLFVPPPAVRGDAEERAFVEALNAEMPEGIRIGFDGRFQKMLSYKKKNYALLRYDGTLKFKGSSLVSRSSERFGRRFLREAIPLLLDEDIQGLHDLYLRVRDQVVSHRWEGVESFQRTESLKETVEQYLADVAEGKRTRAAAYELAIRRAEATGQPVTKGDRISYYLTGAEANVRAFEHARLAEAWDPAAPDENTAYYLKRLDEFAAKFTPFFGSDHDFRLVFSPEDLFGFDPTGIALQRTERAPEEVEDDVPF
- a CDS encoding TonB-dependent receptor, whose amino-acid sequence is MPRSVLATVLLLASHASAAQGLPEPSASVSGTVRDATTGETLIQATVFAADAGIGTTTNSQGFYVLAGVPAGEVTLIVSYLGYAPERRTLTLGPDEHRRLDLALRPETLEGGEVVVESEGPLEETKAVGLQRVPMQLVQQIPSAVENDLFRALQFLPGVKAASDFSSKLYIRGGSPDQTLILLDGTTVYNPTHFFGFFSTFNTDAIKDVQVYKGGYPAEYGGRLGSVVDVSNRDGNRNRLAGKASVGLLAARVNAEGPVRLGGMRGSWFLAARRSTLEPLLAALREREPFIPEGFYFYDLNGKLSLDASPNDRFSLAFYAGTDDVDFPYAEDARFDLRYGNQTGSARYTRILSDRIFATLRLTGSRYVNFPKAEVAGVTFERRNTIDDYSAKADVEWLASRGLELKGGFWGGHLRLRLSDVFDGRETLDSRLESTYASGYLQTTLRPTASLTLTGGLRANYFSSGDYLRFEPRLQADQRLGERVLAQAAYGRYYQFLTLVSNEAFSGFDVWTTTAEGVPPSYGDQFILGLKTRPLPNLGVDVEGYVRTLRDLFEIDPTLPDVSGFDYPDIFRFGEGYATGVELFVERPRGRVHGFVAYTLALTQRKFVGADGQAVNPHPVTAEPQFFSPKHDRRHDLAVVAGLELGRGWTLTGSFVYATGQAYSEPVGSYSIDPPIGSVDGDAVVTSGLNRARLPAYHRADIGFTKTGRLFGLGDYEFRMQGVNVYSRRNVWFNQIDLDDNPVAAPVRMLPFLPNVSLTVDF